One part of the Prunus persica cultivar Lovell chromosome G5, Prunus_persica_NCBIv2, whole genome shotgun sequence genome encodes these proteins:
- the LOC18778106 gene encoding probable lipid phosphate phosphatase beta, whose protein sequence is MTDTTAMEPSPPPKSKSTTKPPQPPPRPPLHRRLVTLDTTLSQRLHVLAKPFLPHFILLLLEISADFRFFFPLSLSLLLAPTLTLTPSPIQIPGPGASLSPIQILRPLLSPLILGLLLDLALIGLIKLLFRRARPLYNKNMNVAVSVDHFSFPSGHASRVCFVAALLHLSAAALADALALLRPTSPFIDRWIGADPVSAISVLVLVAWTWAYATSFSRIVLGRHFVTDVCAGACLGMFEGLVAFRFLRF, encoded by the coding sequence ATGACTGACACTACAGCAATGGAGCCATCGCCACCACCCAAATCCAAGAGCACCACCAAACCGCCACAGCCACCGCCGCGGCCGCCACTCCACCGCCGCTTAGTAACTCTCGACACGACGCTCTCCCAACGTCTCCATGTCCTCGCCAAACCTTTCCTTCCCCActtcatcctcctcctcctcgaaATCTCCGCCGACTTCCGCTTCTTCTttcccctctccctctccctcctcCTCGCCccaaccctaaccctaacccCATCCCCAATCCAAATCCCAGGCCCAGGCGCAAGCCTAAGCCCAATTCAAATCCTCCGCCCTCTCCTCTCCCCGCTCATCCTCGGCCTCCTCCTCGACCTCGCCCTCATCGGCCTAATCAAGCTCCTCTTCCGCCGCGCCCGCCCTCTCTACAACAAGAACATGAACGTCGCCGTTTCGGTCGACCACTTCTCCTTCCCCAGCGGACACGCCTCCAGGGTCTGCTTCGTCGCCGCCCTTCTCCACCTCTCCGCCGCAGCTCTCGCCGATGCCCTCGCGCTCCTCCGGCCAACGTCTCCGTTCATTGACCGCTGGATCGGCGCGGACCCCGTCAGCGCCATTAGTGTTTTGGTCTTGGTTGCTTGGACCTGGGCCTACGCCACCTCCTTCTCTAGGATTGTGCTGGGCAGGCATTTCGTCACCGACGTTTGCGCTGGGGCGTGTTTGGGCATGTTTGAGGGTCTCGTTGCGTTTCGCTTCCTCAGGTTTTAA
- the LOC18776616 gene encoding uncharacterized protein LOC18776616: protein MASGWVKSLQCKSRAFEDVYHPTPKNLMNSASCRQSVQNIKDVIDTTKHYKPRKLKPLPPAGPPRPPSKRPDPKSQLPTKPEPDSSPGQQTRTRPKRPHDPFLPALTELPEGHPSRNVVEIIFHTSWSPKAFSGRIDMIFKVQNGSKTVARFEEYRESVKARCRAGSKGGAQCEEENVRCVADGNEVMRFHCLGPTTSGFGVYDTCGGAWGFHGGKGKAICTFSGSGVAHENAGAGGSRGRRAMLVCRVVAGRVSKQLELESLLDGRVGFGFDSVSGDNGELLVFDSRAVLPCFLIIYKL, encoded by the coding sequence ATGGCGAGTGGGTGGGTGAAGTCGTTGCAGTGCAAATCCAGAGCATTCGAAGACGTTTACCACCCGACCCCGAAAAATCTCATGAACAGCGCGAGTTGCAGACAAAGCGTTCAGAATATCAAAGACGTCATCGACACCACAAAACACTACAAGCCCAGAAAGCTCAAGCCGCTACCGCCGGCGGGTCCACCACGTCCGCCATCCAAACGACCCGACCCAAAATCCCAACTACCCACCAAACCGGAACCCGATTCAAGCCCGGGTCAGCAAACCCGAACCCGACCCAAGCGACCCCACGACCCGTTTCTACCGGCCCTGACCGAGCTCCCGGAGGGCCACCCTTCGCGCAACGTCGTGGAGATTATCTTCCACACCAGCTGGAGCCCCAAGGCGTTTTCGGGTCGGATCGACATGATATTCAAGGTGCAGAACGGGTCGAAGACCGTTGCCCGGTTCGAGGAGTACAGGGAGAGCGTGAAGGCGCGGTGCCGGGCCGGGTCCAAAGGCGGCGCCCAGTGCGAGGAGGAGAATGTGCGGTGCGTCGCTGACGGAAACGAGGTCATGCGGTTCCACTGCCTGGGGCCCACCACCTCGGGCTTCGGGGTCTACGACACGTGCGGTGGCGCGTGGGGGTTTCATGGAGGCAAGGGCAAAGCGATTTGCACGTTCTCTGGTAGCGGCGTGGCCCACGAGAATGCGGGTGCAGGTGGTTCCAGGGGCCGGAGGGCGATGCTGGTTTGCCGGGTCGTTGCGGGTCGGGTCTCGAAGCAGCTGGAGCTCGAGTCGTTGTTAGATGGCCGGGTCGGGTTTGGGTTCGACTCGGTGAGTGGGGACAACGGCGAGTTGCTAGTGTTTGACTCACGCGCGGTGTTGCCTTGCTTTCTTATCATCTATAAACTGTAA